A stretch of the Natribaculum luteum genome encodes the following:
- a CDS encoding aldehyde dehydrogenase family protein → MDSLGQDNTVRNYVADDWVKPGSDEDVPTINPTTGAELATVPLSSQADVDEAGEAANDAFAERSSPAAEERILPLFELKIAP, encoded by the coding sequence TTGGATTCGTTAGGCCAAGACAACACGGTTCGCAACTACGTCGCCGACGACTGGGTAAAGCCCGGCAGCGACGAAGACGTACCGACGATCAATCCCACAACTGGCGCGGAATTGGCGACGGTCCCGCTTAGCTCCCAGGCGGACGTCGACGAGGCCGGCGAGGCAGCGAACGATGCGTTTGCGGAACGGTCGAGCCCCGCCGCAGAGGAGCGAATCCTGCCGCTGTTCGAACTAAAAATCGCTCCTTGA
- the pdxS gene encoding pyridoxal 5'-phosphate synthase lyase subunit PdxS translates to MFEIEKLRRGTDLVKRGFARMQKGGVIMDVVNPEQARIAEDAGAVAVMALEAVPADIRKRGGVARMADPADVEEIIEEVSIPVMGKARIGHTKEAQILEAVGVDMVDESEVLTPADDAYHIDKRDFTSPFVCGARNLGEALRRIGEGAAMIRTKGEAGTGDVNQAVHHQRTIKGEIRKLEGMSHEEREAYAREIEAPAELVHETAEMGRLPVVNFAAGGIATPADAALMMHHECDGIFVGSGIFGAEDPVAMGEAIVNATNNWDDPEVLAKISKNLGKGMKGDANVDLPEEEQLQGRGV, encoded by the coding sequence ATGTTCGAGATAGAAAAATTACGACGCGGAACTGACCTGGTAAAACGCGGGTTCGCCCGAATGCAGAAAGGTGGCGTCATCATGGACGTCGTCAACCCCGAGCAGGCGCGCATCGCCGAAGACGCTGGTGCGGTCGCGGTGATGGCACTCGAGGCCGTCCCGGCCGACATCCGGAAACGAGGCGGCGTCGCCAGGATGGCCGATCCTGCGGACGTCGAGGAGATCATCGAGGAGGTCTCGATCCCCGTGATGGGCAAAGCGCGGATCGGGCACACCAAAGAGGCCCAGATTCTCGAGGCCGTCGGCGTCGACATGGTCGACGAGTCGGAGGTGCTGACCCCCGCCGACGACGCCTACCACATCGACAAGCGCGACTTTACCTCCCCGTTCGTCTGTGGCGCACGGAACCTCGGCGAGGCGCTGCGCCGGATCGGCGAGGGCGCAGCGATGATCCGCACCAAGGGCGAAGCGGGCACTGGTGACGTCAACCAGGCCGTCCACCACCAGCGCACGATCAAAGGCGAGATCCGCAAACTCGAGGGGATGAGCCACGAGGAACGCGAGGCCTACGCCCGCGAGATCGAAGCGCCTGCCGAACTCGTCCACGAGACCGCCGAGATGGGTCGGCTGCCCGTCGTGAACTTCGCGGCCGGCGGCATCGCGACGCCCGCCGACGCCGCGCTCATGATGCACCACGAGTGCGACGGCATCTTCGTCGGCAGCGGCATCTTCGGCGCGGAGGACCCCGTAGCCATGGGCGAGGCGATCGTGAACGCGACGAACAACTGGGACGATCCCGAAGTGCTGGCCAAAATCTCGAAAAACCTCGGCAAAGGCATGAAAGGCGACGCCAACGTCGACCTTCCCGAAGAAGAACAGTTGCAGGGACGGGGCGTCTAG
- a CDS encoding aspartate aminotransferase family protein, giving the protein MSLNSESESTDSSFHSIPHWYGPDGDPLEITDASGACVYDEGGTEYLDFIAQLYCVNAGHDEPRIIERINDQLERVPYVSSAKRNDTRDELAKRLVDVAPDSFSDVFFSISGSEANESAIQIAREYTGAQKVLTRWRSYHGSTYGAASLTGDPQTRSVVERHAAVTGAAKFLPPMIHRSPFDGDTPEEIGRQAAEHLEFVIRNEGPDSIAAILTEPIAGTSGAYPAPPGYFERVRELCDEYDILLISDEVISGFGRCGDWFGIQTEDVEPDIITFAKGVTSAYVPLAGVLMNDEIGTWFNETGTDLGQTFAGHPVGCAAGLGALEAYDDGLLDNVRELEDDFREGLEAIKNRHDAVGSVHGRGFLWSVEFTDPETGEPFFDPRVDDGENPAEHVRQIAKENGVLFGSGRPDLQVLLSPPLCIDGDQLEEAISVLDLAIGEIFG; this is encoded by the coding sequence ATGTCGCTCAATTCGGAGTCTGAATCGACCGATTCATCGTTTCATTCAATTCCGCACTGGTACGGTCCTGACGGCGATCCGCTTGAGATCACCGACGCATCTGGTGCGTGCGTATACGACGAGGGGGGGACGGAGTACCTCGATTTCATCGCCCAGCTGTACTGCGTCAACGCCGGGCACGACGAGCCTAGGATCATCGAGCGAATCAACGACCAACTCGAACGGGTTCCGTACGTCTCATCGGCGAAACGGAACGACACACGCGACGAACTCGCGAAACGCCTCGTAGACGTTGCGCCCGACTCGTTCTCCGACGTCTTTTTCTCCATCTCCGGGAGCGAAGCGAACGAATCGGCTATTCAGATCGCCCGCGAGTATACGGGCGCGCAGAAGGTGCTCACTCGATGGCGATCCTACCACGGGTCGACGTACGGCGCTGCCAGCCTGACGGGTGATCCCCAGACGCGCTCGGTCGTTGAACGACACGCCGCGGTGACCGGAGCCGCGAAATTCCTCCCCCCGATGATCCACCGATCCCCGTTTGACGGGGACACGCCGGAGGAGATCGGTCGGCAAGCTGCGGAACACCTCGAGTTCGTGATTCGAAACGAAGGACCGGATTCGATCGCTGCAATCCTCACCGAACCGATCGCCGGTACAAGCGGTGCGTATCCAGCACCGCCGGGCTACTTCGAACGCGTTCGCGAACTGTGTGACGAGTACGACATCCTGCTGATTTCTGACGAGGTCATCTCGGGCTTCGGTCGGTGCGGAGATTGGTTCGGCATCCAGACCGAAGACGTCGAGCCGGACATAATTACGTTCGCCAAAGGCGTTACGAGTGCGTACGTTCCGCTCGCCGGAGTCCTCATGAACGACGAGATCGGAACGTGGTTCAACGAAACCGGAACCGACCTCGGTCAGACGTTCGCCGGCCATCCGGTGGGGTGTGCTGCCGGACTCGGCGCACTCGAGGCCTACGACGATGGCTTGCTCGATAACGTCCGCGAACTTGAAGACGACTTCCGCGAGGGACTCGAGGCGATCAAAAACCGACACGACGCCGTCGGGTCGGTCCACGGACGGGGGTTCCTCTGGAGCGTCGAGTTCACTGATCCCGAGACGGGCGAGCCGTTCTTCGATCCGCGCGTCGACGACGGTGAAAATCCGGCCGAACACGTCAGACAAATTGCGAAGGAGAACGGCGTACTCTTCGGGAGCGGTCGACCCGATCTACAGGTTCTCTTGAGTCCGCCGCTCTGTATTGATGGCGACCAGCTGGAGGAAGCGATCTCGGTGCTGGACCTGGCGATCGGCGAAATATTCGGTTGA
- a CDS encoding ornithine cyclodeaminase family protein → MSVLLLSSEEVDENATMERVIPAVEDAFAAYERGTAQMPAKSYIDLDRYNGDFRSMPAYMDAGEWDAAGIKWVNVHPDNPDQHDLPTVMGTMIYSDPETALPLAIMDGTALTMKRTGAAAAVATDYLAVEDATTLGIVGAGIQSYAQVDAITKIRPIQEIVVSDPDNERIADFIDHFSDRYDVQEGMIQDAASSDVLSTVTPVRDPIVSLDDVGDHTHINAMGADAEGKQELATEIGLEAKLVIDDHAQTTHSGEINVPYSSGELTDDEIYGDLGEIIVGEKEGRRADDGISVFDSTGLAIQDVAAAHVTYQNARQSGSGTEFDLLSTS, encoded by the coding sequence ATGTCCGTACTCTTGCTTTCCAGCGAGGAGGTCGACGAAAACGCAACGATGGAACGTGTTATACCGGCAGTCGAAGACGCGTTCGCAGCCTACGAGCGCGGAACTGCACAAATGCCTGCAAAGTCATACATCGATCTCGATCGGTACAACGGAGACTTCCGCTCGATGCCGGCGTACATGGATGCTGGAGAGTGGGATGCTGCCGGTATCAAGTGGGTTAACGTCCACCCGGACAATCCGGACCAACACGATCTCCCGACGGTGATGGGGACGATGATTTATTCTGATCCAGAAACGGCACTTCCGCTCGCGATCATGGACGGGACAGCGCTGACTATGAAGCGGACCGGTGCCGCTGCCGCGGTCGCGACCGACTACCTCGCGGTCGAGGACGCGACCACGCTTGGAATCGTCGGTGCAGGAATCCAGTCATACGCGCAGGTCGACGCGATCACGAAGATCCGGCCGATTCAAGAAATCGTTGTCAGCGATCCCGATAACGAACGCATAGCCGACTTTATCGACCACTTCAGTGATCGGTACGACGTCCAGGAAGGGATGATCCAAGACGCTGCGTCGTCCGACGTCCTCTCTACGGTAACGCCGGTCAGAGACCCTATCGTCTCCCTCGACGACGTTGGTGACCACACACACATCAATGCGATGGGGGCAGATGCCGAAGGAAAGCAGGAACTCGCTACCGAAATTGGTCTCGAGGCCAAGTTGGTCATCGACGATCACGCCCAGACCACGCATTCGGGGGAAATCAACGTGCCGTACTCGTCGGGCGAACTAACCGACGACGAGATTTACGGCGATCTCGGAGAGATCATCGTCGGTGAAAAAGAGGGGCGACGAGCGGACGACGGTATTTCTGTCTTCGATAGCACCGGGTTGGCGATTCAGGACGTGGCAGCGGCACACGTCACCTACCAAAACGCACGGCAGAGCGGGAGCGGTACGGAGTTCGATTTGCTCTCCACATCGTAA
- a CDS encoding type 1 glutamine amidotransferase, whose amino-acid sequence MEQYDGVVLSGSTASVYDDDHADWIEPAAEIVHRCRDQKVPLLGICFGHQLIHDALGGVVKEDRRRATFIEIEHIEDDLVLDGLDPIVPVLHADLVIEPGDELVTTARTAYNDHFCSRHNDAPIWTVQFHPEFTEQIKDEPSDWSDCDHSFDDSNATRVLENFAYYCLA is encoded by the coding sequence TTGGAGCAGTACGACGGGGTCGTTCTGAGCGGCAGTACCGCGAGTGTCTACGACGATGACCACGCCGACTGGATCGAACCGGCGGCAGAAATCGTCCATCGCTGTCGCGATCAGAAGGTCCCGTTGCTCGGGATCTGTTTCGGTCATCAACTAATCCACGACGCACTCGGTGGCGTTGTCAAAGAAGACCGCAGACGGGCCACGTTCATCGAGATTGAGCACATCGAAGACGATCTCGTGCTCGACGGCCTCGACCCTATCGTACCCGTGTTACACGCTGATTTGGTCATCGAGCCGGGTGACGAACTGGTCACAACCGCACGGACGGCATACAATGACCACTTCTGTAGCCGTCACAACGATGCACCGATCTGGACCGTCCAGTTTCATCCTGAGTTCACCGAGCAGATCAAAGACGAGCCGAGTGACTGGTCCGACTGCGATCACTCGTTCGATGACTCGAACGCGACGCGGGTGCTCGAGAATTTCGCGTACTACTGTCTGGCATAG
- a CDS encoding aldehyde ferredoxin oxidoreductase family protein encodes MSRATVEVPEQVTQLDKLVRVDLSEREVTIETIPQEYRDRFIAGKGLGAALLLDEVEAGTDPLSPENNLYFLFGPLTGFAPGTSRYAAVTKSPLTGAFVDSYSGGHFPTMVRYALPNVLAIAIEGRADEPVTLRITEGEITLEDATDLWGLDTKETARQFDGKQTKTACIGPAGENQVKFATISSDEGTHHAGRGGVGAVMGSKNLKAVVATGDSPPTAPNVQELKVKHTQRLGTDDEVSWARNGGTQLIVDWTQEVGALPSHNWSRGMIEDVDDLNIDAFEAGHVDTDSCFGCPVACGHVVDFEESDVGGAFPNANVDWGPEYETIGMMGANTDITNVTEVTELANLADTLGMDTISLGNVLSWLMEVTEKGLVDADLRWGDAEAAAEVIRKISHREGIGDDLAEGTARAAECLCDGHPDAREAAVQIKGLELPAYEPRASFSMALAYATSDRGACHQRAFPIGSDALGGERDPFDTDGHASVVIEEQNETALTYSMVSCSFTAYNYERVCEWLNALAYDVAVDDLHVVGERAWNMTRLFNVREEFDRDDDALPPRFTEPLERGGPADGNAISEAEFETMLEEYYDQRGWTSDGKPTRETLERLDIAPLAPDSLVT; translated from the coding sequence ATGTCACGGGCAACTGTCGAGGTCCCAGAACAGGTAACGCAGTTGGATAAACTCGTCAGAGTTGATCTCAGCGAGCGAGAGGTTACGATCGAAACGATTCCACAGGAGTACCGGGACCGGTTCATCGCCGGGAAGGGGCTCGGAGCAGCGCTGTTACTCGACGAGGTCGAGGCCGGAACGGACCCGCTTTCGCCCGAGAACAATCTCTATTTCCTGTTCGGGCCGCTCACGGGATTCGCCCCGGGTACTTCGCGGTACGCTGCCGTCACGAAATCACCACTGACGGGGGCGTTCGTCGACTCGTATTCCGGCGGCCACTTCCCGACGATGGTTCGGTACGCGCTTCCGAACGTCCTCGCGATCGCGATCGAGGGTCGTGCGGATGAACCGGTGACGCTGCGTATCACCGAGGGGGAGATAACCCTCGAGGACGCGACCGATCTGTGGGGGCTCGACACGAAGGAGACTGCGCGGCAGTTCGACGGAAAGCAAACGAAGACAGCCTGTATCGGACCAGCGGGCGAAAACCAAGTCAAGTTTGCGACGATATCGAGCGACGAAGGCACGCACCACGCGGGTCGTGGCGGAGTCGGTGCCGTCATGGGGTCCAAAAATCTGAAGGCCGTCGTCGCGACCGGTGACTCACCGCCGACTGCGCCGAACGTGCAGGAGTTGAAGGTCAAACACACCCAGCGTCTCGGGACCGACGACGAAGTCTCGTGGGCGAGAAACGGCGGCACACAGCTCATCGTCGACTGGACGCAAGAGGTCGGCGCGCTTCCATCGCACAACTGGTCCCGCGGAATGATCGAAGACGTCGACGACCTGAACATCGACGCATTCGAGGCAGGACACGTCGACACCGATTCGTGTTTCGGCTGTCCGGTCGCGTGTGGTCACGTCGTCGACTTCGAGGAGAGCGACGTCGGAGGTGCGTTCCCGAACGCGAACGTCGACTGGGGACCGGAGTACGAGACGATCGGCATGATGGGTGCGAACACGGATATCACGAACGTGACCGAAGTGACGGAGCTGGCGAACCTCGCTGATACGCTCGGGATGGATACGATCTCGCTCGGAAACGTCCTTTCGTGGTTGATGGAGGTGACGGAAAAGGGACTTGTTGACGCCGACCTGCGCTGGGGCGACGCCGAGGCGGCTGCCGAGGTCATCCGGAAAATCAGTCACCGCGAGGGAATCGGCGACGATCTCGCGGAAGGGACCGCGCGCGCGGCCGAGTGCCTCTGTGACGGGCATCCGGACGCTCGCGAGGCTGCGGTCCAGATCAAGGGTCTCGAACTCCCCGCGTACGAGCCGCGTGCATCGTTCAGTATGGCGCTGGCGTATGCGACGTCCGATCGGGGGGCATGTCACCAGCGCGCGTTCCCCATCGGATCGGACGCGTTGGGTGGCGAGCGGGATCCCTTCGACACCGACGGTCACGCATCGGTCGTCATCGAGGAGCAAAACGAAACTGCGCTGACCTATAGCATGGTTTCGTGCTCGTTTACTGCGTACAACTATGAGAGAGTCTGCGAATGGTTGAACGCGCTCGCGTACGACGTAGCGGTCGACGATCTCCATGTGGTTGGTGAACGCGCCTGGAACATGACGCGGTTGTTCAACGTTCGTGAGGAATTCGACAGGGATGACGACGCGTTACCGCCACGGTTCACCGAACCTCTTGAGCGTGGCGGGCCCGCAGACGGGAACGCCATCAGCGAAGCCGAGTTTGAGACGATGCTCGAGGAGTATTACGACCAACGCGGCTGGACGTCGGACGGGAAACCCACCCGCGAAACGCTCGAGCGGCTGGACATCGCGCCGCTCGCTCCAGACTCCCTCGTCACGTAA
- a CDS encoding zinc-binding dehydrogenase: protein MTDGNSAADDEVSDCKDVTVGVEPSDEVIEELVEADELLEVGSPFLPDETPIPDYQFAWGINSDEDGNPNHGTPLGDGAEKELLIPVEEPGPNEALVYMLTSEVNYNDVWAITGIPVSTFGNHDRDWHITGSGGLGIVTDMGDGASADSRFEVGDLVTIYSGQYDAFSPEVGRDPMAANFRIQGYQTPDGSHQQFMLAQATQLFEPPAPLNLEEAGSYLLTMGTIHRALFNTLDVETGSNLFVEGASTGTGRDTVVLADTRDLDITGLVSSPERGERALSAGADAYINRKSDEHADAMRMVPHDPDKWEDWRAAGDPLLKEFRDKNDGDLAGYVVSHAGQAAFSRSYQLLDDGGRLTFFGASTGYEMAFIGKGKESTPDEMYDRTNLRPGQGVMVWYGTPEQVTGPEDAVGEAAIESALDNFCRVAVVTETDAQAEYVDSEYDVEGAVSIETLAVEDDDFEFVDSLPELPRPESSDLLPTVGAYSNKMFKPLGKAVGSLLKTPNNPRGNPDVVFERAGQNTLGVSTMLCSSFKGEVIYSEDMSGQRYSFYAPQVWMRQRRIIMPTTEIFGTHMKNTYEVMKLHEEIEQGTIDVPKTNLSAWADTPSVHEDMWNNEHKEGSYVINHALPDSSLESKEDLLDAWKN from the coding sequence ATGACAGACGGTAACTCAGCAGCGGACGATGAGGTCAGTGACTGTAAAGACGTAACCGTCGGCGTCGAACCCAGTGACGAGGTGATCGAAGAGTTGGTCGAAGCCGACGAACTGCTTGAAGTCGGTTCTCCCTTCTTACCCGACGAGACACCGATCCCCGACTATCAGTTCGCGTGGGGCATCAACAGCGACGAAGACGGGAATCCAAACCACGGGACACCACTCGGTGACGGCGCAGAAAAAGAGCTGCTCATTCCCGTTGAGGAACCAGGCCCGAACGAGGCGCTGGTCTACATGCTCACCTCCGAAGTGAACTACAACGACGTCTGGGCGATAACGGGGATCCCGGTTTCGACGTTCGGTAATCACGACCGCGACTGGCACATCACAGGCTCGGGCGGCCTCGGAATCGTCACGGACATGGGCGACGGCGCCTCAGCCGACAGCCGCTTCGAAGTCGGTGACCTGGTCACCATCTACTCCGGGCAGTACGACGCGTTCTCACCGGAGGTGGGGCGCGACCCCATGGCTGCCAACTTTCGTATCCAGGGATACCAAACCCCCGACGGCTCCCACCAGCAGTTCATGCTCGCGCAGGCCACGCAGCTGTTCGAGCCGCCCGCGCCGCTCAATCTGGAGGAAGCTGGCAGCTATCTGCTGACGATGGGGACGATCCACCGGGCGCTCTTCAACACGCTCGACGTCGAAACCGGATCGAATCTCTTCGTCGAGGGTGCTTCGACGGGGACCGGGCGCGACACGGTCGTCCTCGCGGACACTCGCGATCTGGACATAACGGGACTCGTCTCCAGTCCCGAACGTGGCGAACGTGCCCTCTCCGCCGGTGCGGACGCGTACATCAACCGCAAGAGCGACGAGCATGCGGACGCCATGCGTATGGTTCCCCACGACCCCGACAAATGGGAGGACTGGCGGGCCGCAGGTGACCCCCTCCTAAAAGAGTTCCGGGATAAAAACGACGGCGACCTCGCCGGTTACGTCGTCTCGCACGCCGGTCAAGCAGCGTTTTCCCGTTCGTATCAACTGCTCGATGACGGCGGACGTCTCACGTTCTTCGGCGCCTCCACCGGGTACGAGATGGCGTTCATCGGAAAAGGTAAAGAATCCACGCCGGACGAGATGTACGACCGCACGAATCTCCGGCCCGGCCAAGGTGTCATGGTCTGGTACGGGACACCCGAACAGGTCACCGGACCCGAAGACGCCGTCGGCGAAGCCGCCATCGAGAGCGCCCTCGATAATTTCTGTCGGGTCGCAGTCGTCACAGAGACGGACGCGCAGGCCGAGTACGTCGACTCCGAGTACGACGTCGAAGGAGCAGTGAGTATCGAGACCCTGGCGGTGGAAGACGACGACTTCGAGTTCGTCGATTCGCTTCCGGAACTTCCACGGCCGGAGTCGTCCGACCTTCTCCCTACCGTTGGTGCGTACTCGAACAAAATGTTCAAGCCGCTGGGGAAGGCAGTCGGAAGCCTCCTGAAGACTCCGAACAATCCCCGTGGAAATCCCGATGTCGTCTTCGAACGGGCCGGACAGAACACCCTCGGCGTATCTACCATGCTGTGTTCGTCCTTCAAGGGAGAGGTGATCTACTCCGAGGACATGTCCGGCCAGCGCTACTCCTTCTACGCTCCGCAGGTGTGGATGCGTCAGCGTCGGATTATCATGCCGACGACGGAAATCTTCGGGACCCACATGAAGAACACCTACGAGGTGATGAAGTTACACGAGGAGATCGAACAGGGGACCATCGACGTTCCGAAGACCAATCTATCCGCGTGGGCGGACACGCCGAGCGTGCACGAGGATATGTGGAACAACGAACACAAAGAGGGGTCGTACGTCATCAATCACGCCCTCCCGGACTCCTCACTCGAATCGAAGGAGGACCTGCTCGACGCCTGGAAGAATTGA
- a CDS encoding enoyl-CoA hydratase/isomerase family protein, whose product MAEIGLDVAFSTGPDPSSSVRIRTTEIYKNAVSEYLSVLDYEYLETETDDRTLTITLDNEESLNALNISLREELEDALLTAEDDDEIRAVVLTGAGRAFSSGYDFGEEGIETMDDLIKSSYTHLDTIFNLNLPVIAAVDGYALAGGCNLALVCDLTIATERSEFGFPDVHMGELPPRLILPFVTDSLKQARELLYGGKHIDADTAAKMGLVNRVVEDEDALEAAVEEEVSHIKKTPSSVVKLLKDTLNDIQETQGYRSNSAGQIDEYLFAVTSETETAHRFHEIVDEEGVSAAIEWMNTTEKD is encoded by the coding sequence ATGGCGGAGATCGGCCTTGACGTAGCGTTCTCTACCGGACCTGACCCGTCATCATCCGTGAGAATTAGGACCACCGAAATCTATAAGAATGCTGTTTCGGAATACTTGTCCGTGCTCGACTACGAATACCTAGAGACAGAGACGGATGATCGCACACTGACAATCACTCTTGACAACGAAGAGTCCCTCAACGCGCTGAACATCTCCCTGCGCGAGGAACTGGAGGACGCGCTCCTGACCGCGGAAGACGACGACGAGATCCGTGCCGTAGTCCTAACTGGAGCGGGAAGAGCGTTCTCGTCGGGATACGACTTCGGCGAGGAGGGAATCGAGACGATGGACGATCTGATAAAATCGTCGTACACGCACCTCGATACCATCTTCAACCTGAACCTGCCAGTGATCGCAGCCGTGGATGGATACGCGCTCGCAGGCGGATGTAATCTGGCGCTGGTATGTGATCTGACAATCGCGACGGAGCGTTCTGAGTTCGGTTTTCCAGACGTTCACATGGGCGAACTTCCACCGCGTCTGATCTTGCCGTTCGTGACTGACTCGCTGAAACAGGCACGGGAACTCCTGTACGGCGGCAAGCACATCGACGCTGACACAGCCGCGAAGATGGGGCTGGTGAATCGAGTCGTCGAAGATGAAGACGCGCTCGAGGCGGCAGTCGAGGAAGAGGTTTCCCACATCAAGAAGACCCCCAGTTCGGTCGTGAAGCTCCTGAAGGACACGCTCAATGATATCCAGGAGACGCAGGGATATCGCTCGAACTCGGCAGGACAGATCGATGAGTACCTCTTTGCGGTGACCTCCGAAACCGAGACAGCCCACCGCTTTCACGAGATCGTCGATGAAGAGGGTGTGAGCGCGGCTATCGAGTGGATGAACACCACGGAGAAGGACTAG